One Desulfobacterales bacterium genomic window carries:
- a CDS encoding DUF4412 domain-containing protein — translation MFRKFHGKALCYLFLAMLIVAIGSIAHAGKITAFTADQVHSDATGKVISSGKMYVAPGKMRMDGMSGAEEGRKLSMIILTDEKRQATLNTEKKLYFEGPLTDETMMSGMMKDMKANSNEKVLGTEDVGGFTCTKREVTTSVEFMGMKTVSKQTVWVTDKLDMPIRTRMQDGSTTELKNIVKGTPAGKYFNIPEDYKKVSSMMAVMGMEMSNEDMDEDTQAAQDAAERVPFKLPEGMPKEMKDFKFPAGN, via the coding sequence ATGTTTCGTAAATTTCATGGCAAGGCGTTATGTTATTTGTTTTTAGCAATGCTCATTGTTGCCATCGGATCAATCGCACATGCGGGAAAGATCACCGCCTTTACGGCAGACCAGGTGCATTCCGATGCGACCGGAAAGGTGATCAGTTCCGGAAAGATGTATGTCGCACCCGGAAAAATGCGCATGGATGGCATGTCCGGGGCCGAGGAAGGCCGGAAGTTATCCATGATTATTCTTACGGATGAAAAGCGGCAGGCGACGTTAAACACCGAAAAAAAGCTCTATTTTGAAGGGCCGTTGACTGATGAGACAATGATGAGCGGTATGATGAAGGATATGAAAGCCAACAGCAATGAAAAGGTGTTGGGCACGGAAGATGTCGGCGGGTTTACCTGCACCAAGAGGGAAGTGACGACAAGCGTTGAATTTATGGGGATGAAAACAGTTTCTAAACAAACGGTGTGGGTGACTGACAAATTGGACATGCCGATTCGAACCCGAATGCAAGACGGCAGCACCACGGAACTCAAAAACATTGTTAAAGGCACGCCCGCCGGAAAATATTTTAACATTCCCGAAGACTATAAAAAAGTGTCCAGCATGATGGCCGTGATGGGAATGGAGATGTCAAATGAGGACATGGATGAGGACACGCAAGCAGCGCAAGATGCCGCCGAAAGGGTGCCTTTTAAGCTGCCCGAGGGAATGCCGAA
- a CDS encoding universal stress protein, whose amino-acid sequence MDKKLKILMAADGSDQSLNAVRYIGGAFSAGRVEVVLFSVRASVPESFLDLRKEAAFRSTMLSISAWESQTKRDLDAFMSKAKDVLMKADFPDKAVSIHIQPKKVGIARDILQESLNGYDAVVVGRTGISRIKDFVLGSVANKLVGKTPHIPIVVVGGDPSPKKVLVGFDGSEGANRAVSVVSTMIDPANCSVTLCHVIRRLNLHLAGEFFFTPDDEHEWVDQAKKDILPQMQAAENRLVNAGFHPSEVFVQILDEEVSRASKLVKNATGAGMGTIVVGRRGLSMVEEFVLGRVSTKVLSMAQNMAVWIA is encoded by the coding sequence ATGGATAAAAAATTAAAAATACTAATGGCAGCTGACGGCTCCGATCAATCCCTTAATGCGGTTCGGTATATAGGCGGCGCGTTTTCCGCCGGCAGGGTCGAGGTGGTCCTGTTCAGTGTTAGGGCCAGTGTCCCCGAGTCCTTTCTGGACTTAAGAAAAGAAGCCGCTTTTCGATCAACCATGCTTTCCATCAGTGCCTGGGAAAGCCAAACCAAAAGAGACTTAGACGCGTTCATGTCGAAAGCAAAGGACGTGTTAATGAAAGCCGACTTTCCAGATAAAGCCGTTAGCATTCATATTCAGCCCAAAAAGGTGGGAATCGCCAGAGATATTCTTCAAGAATCGTTAAACGGCTATGATGCCGTCGTTGTAGGCCGCACCGGTATCAGTAGAATAAAAGATTTTGTCCTCGGCAGCGTGGCCAACAAGTTGGTCGGCAAAACCCCGCATATACCTATCGTGGTGGTCGGCGGAGACCCCTCCCCCAAAAAAGTATTGGTGGGGTTTGACGGTTCGGAAGGCGCCAATAGAGCGGTTTCCGTGGTCTCCACAATGATTGATCCGGCAAACTGTTCCGTCACGCTATGCCATGTTATTCGCCGGCTGAACCTGCATTTAGCCGGCGAATTTTTCTTCACGCCGGACGATGAGCACGAATGGGTGGATCAAGCCAAAAAAGATATCCTGCCGCAGATGCAAGCCGCAGAAAACCGTTTGGTAAATGCCGGGTTTCATCCCAGTGAGGTTTTTGTTCAGATACTGGATGAGGAAGTCAGCCGGGCAAGCAAACTGGTAAAAAATGCCACAGGGGCCGGTATGGGAACGATTGTGGTCGGCCGGCGCGGCCTGAGCATGGTGGAAGAATTTGTTCTTGGGCGTGTCAGCACCAAGGTGCTCAGTATGGCGCAGAACATGGCCGTGTGGATCGCCTGA